In Trichoderma atroviride chromosome 2, complete sequence, one DNA window encodes the following:
- a CDS encoding uncharacterized protein (EggNog:ENOG41), which translates to MAGPRARSNSVRRARGLSIGEDGKVVPLKRWDGANRTCRDWDGLRRDSDIWERNGNCLIHLYAKGDSKRGPSFKLPFAALLSAGCLPLVEKFLVLEGIASNTAQEIERWDQLHPRSTAELYIPAPLNATDKQAQQYHLAIRNLCAWILGRPMVGRHLGSTLVALLHSMREFRSSSGSNVDDLLEYMRQAQYLDMVGAPTHATAALYVAETFQLGNLYKRAFAHCVGMHDRLFYNSEYQLISAVSRSLVRRARLEMNAMLQQTTTRLRSFLDEELSETNLGIPPGTRAHLERFRSFLLSFYSAKFGYYPPRAFDAGLLNTMADDFDALYELLVDSNYTTSDSIPSTAVGGICTEQLIQTFDENNHFEPLPHPLPQLPQVETSTDGLRLLSKIPFLEKVAPEQQQITIAALITASNWTEKCFKNDLVQAYRRFEEAMIIAPSKADKNEKISLLEARKVRWVLVYAVHQVLRRATRKPIEVDGEDAPYHLTASMNCIPPWSSAPRESKRSLRIQTDIVAIDENAPKRTIKIQETAVGRIEIKPDIDYFALTHKNRNSSLSTMSDSPSPTTLSRSSSFSMSLRRNSTIRRSLRILRRSSMSGSQASMTPPGKPLYHEIVVQGYGNGTQTVTVEADEEGLTMKGNLAGRSDSTASAQSNSSSSTMASSIPESMSSTIDTLSSSVLSSPATPTSDAVLELELMLARWGPQDKAPVRMGLPRSVSASAISGDVENLAAGLHYYPEAFPEAPSNRKEDIKRKRRSLEPARSAPAPAALQRRYTMLGDLRRKNFGFEARPISVRIRENRITEETWTPSRRDSDDWSMMLAFMDGADNTDATTTNQNDAWAQYSDLGGLTDMT; encoded by the exons ATGGCCGGCCCGAGGGCGAGATCAAACAGCGTCCGCAGGGCTCGCGGACTTTCCATTGGAGAGGATGGCAAGGTCGTGCCGCTTAAGCGATGGGACGGCGCCAACAGGACGTGCAGGGACTGGGATGGCCTACGACGG GACTCGGACATATGGGAGAGGAACGGCAACTGCCTCATCCACTTATACGCCAAGGGCGATTCAAAGCGTGGGCCGTCCTTCAAGCTGCCATTTGCCGCTCTGCTCTCGGCTGGCTGCCTGCCTCTTGTCGAGAAATTCCTAGTCCTCGAGGGCATCGCATCCAATACGGCGCAGGAGATTGAGCGGTGGGATCAGCTGCACCCTAGGTCGACAGCTGAGCTGTATATACCGGCCCCGCTCAATGCCACCGATAAGCAGGCGCAGCAATATCACCTAGCCATACGAAATCTTTGCGCATGGATTCTGGGGAGGCCAATGGTGGGCAGGCACTTGGGCAGCACCCTCGTTGCGCTCCTTCACTCTATGCGCGAGTTCCGGTCCTCGTCAGGAAGCAACGTCGATGACTTGTTAGAGTATATGCGCCAGGCGCAGTACCTCGACATGGTCGGAGCGCCTACTCACGCAACGGCGGCCCTTTACGTAGCGGAGACGTTTCAGCTCGGCAACTTGTATAAACGGGCTTTTGCTCACTGCGTTGGCATGCATGATCGTCTCTTCTACAACTCGGAATATCAG CTCATCAGTGCGGTATCGCGATCGCTCGTCCGCAGAGCACGTCTGGAGATGAACGCAATGCTCCAGCAGACAACCACCAGACTCCGGAGCTTCCTTGACGAAGAACTATCAGAGACAAACTTGGGCATTCCACCTGGGACTCGCGCCCACCTGGAGCGGTTTCGAAGCTTCCTGCTGTCCTTTTATTCGGCCAAGTTTGGCTACTATCCTCCTAGGGCTTTCGACGCTGGCCTGCTAAATACCATGGCGGATGACTTTGATGCCTTGTACGAGCTATTGGTGGACAGCAACTATACTACATCGGACAGCATACCGTCCACAGCGGTTGGTGGTATCTGCACCGAGCAGCTTATCCAAACCTTTGATGAGAACAATCACTTTGAGCCTCTACCGCACCCTCTCCCCCAGCTGCCTCAAGTCGAGACTTCTACTGATGGGCTGCGTCTTCTGTCCAAGATTCCCTTCCTAGAAAAGGTAGCTCCAGAGCAGCAACAAATTACGATTGCAGCTCTGATTACAGCATCCAACTGGACGGAGAAATGCTTCAAGAATGATCTCGTACAGGCGTACCGCCGGTTCGAAGAGGCCATGATTATTGCCCCTAGCAAGGCCGATAAAAACGAAAAGATTTCCCTGCTGGAGGCTCGCAAGGTACGATGGGTCCTGGTCTACGCGGTACACCAAGTTCTCCGCCGTGCAACACGAAAACCAATAGAGGTGGATGGTGAGGACGCGCCGTACCACCTTACAGCCTCGATGAACTGCATCCCCCCATGGTCATCGGCACCTCGTGAATCGAAGAGGTCGTTGCGCATTCAAACCGACATTGTTGCCATCGATGAAAATGCGCCCAAGCGAACCATTAAGATTCAGGAGACAGCAGTTGGCAGGATAGAGATCAAACCCGACATTGACTATTTCGCCTTGACGCACAAGAACCGCAATTCGTCCTTGTCTACCATGTCTGATAGCCCCTCTCCCACCACCTTGTCTCGCTCAAGCTCATTTTCCATGAGCCTGCGACGCAATTCGACTATCCGCAGGTCACTGAGGATATTGAGGAGGAGCTCCATGTCGGGATCACAAGCATCAATGACGCCGCCTGGGAAGCCATTGTACCACGAGATTGTGGTACAGGGCTATGGCAACGGAACACAAACAGTTACCGTGGAGGCGGATGAGGAGGGGCTGACGATGAAGGGCAATCTGGCGGGTCGCAGCGATTCGACGGCATCCGCACAGTCGAATtcgagctccagcaccaTGGCCTCGTCAATCCCCGAGAGCATGAGCAGCACGATCGACACGCTCTCCTCGAGTGTACTTTCCAGCCCAGCAACGCCTACGTCCGATGCGGTCTTGGAGCTTGAGCTTATGCTCGCCCGCTGGGGTCCACAAGACAAGGCGCCGGTAAGAATGGGTCTGCCGCGTTCAGTGTCCGCCAGCGCCATTTCCGGCGACGTGGAAAACTTGGCGGCGGGGCTCCACTACTACCCAGAAGCCTTCCCCGAAGCCCCCTCGAACAGAAAAGAGGatatcaaaagaaaaagaagaagcctggAGCCCGCGCggtcggcgccggcgcctGCCGCCCTGCAGCGACGCTACACCATGCTTGGAGACCTTCGACGGAAAAATTTTGGGTTCGAGGCCAGACCCATTTCCGTCCGCATTCGCGAAAACCGCATTACCGAGGAAACGTGGACTCCCAGCCGGAGAGATTCAGACGATTGGTCCATGATGCTGGCGTTTATGGACGGGGCTGATAATACAGACGCTACAACAACTAATCAGAACGACGCCTGGGCACAATATTCAGATCTTGGAGGACTTACCGATATGACTTAG
- a CDS encoding uncharacterized protein (EggNog:ENOG41), with protein MAASEAAYFAEKIIGHDDNAITEQDVSDYQEIGAATTMKALVWRGKNKVEIADVPKPQILEDTDVILKVTGSTVCGSDLHLYHGVVVQLADGDILGHEFCGVVEEVGPAINKVQVGKRYVASFQIACGDCFFCKQKLSSQCEKTNSNTAAKSLYGGRTAGIFGYSHLTGGFAGGQAEYVRVPLADVNLLEIPDDVPDEKALYLSDVLCTSYHAVKDTAVYQGDEVAIFGAGPIGQMAGVFALEEGASKIIFVDTEPRLTLVKQHFPAEHSNKLVLLDYKKLSSGITSKETVVSKLKEICGGRGPDVAIECAAGEYAKGWMHWLEMAVGAETDTSEILNEMIEGVRNYGRCGITGVYVAYTNHFNVGSLMQRGIRLIGNGQAPVHKYWDELLVKIQKGELNPMQMVSHRVRLEDLDIVYAKFDAKEDGMQKVFVETKHSLPKSSESPEVTRY; from the exons ATGGCAGCTTCAGAAGCAGCTTATTTCGCTGAAAAGATCATCGGTCACGATGACAATGCCATCACGGAGCAAGATGTCTCCGACTACCAAGAAATTGGAGCGGCGACAACCATGAAAGCGCTGGTTTGGAGAGGGAAGAATAAGGTTGAGATTG CCGACGTCCCTAAGCCCCAAATCTTGGAAGACACCGACGTGATTCTCAAAGTAACTGGTTCTACCGTCTGCGGCTCTGATTTACATCTCTACCATGGCGTTGTTGTACAACTCGCAGATGGCGACATCCTCGGGCACGAGTTTTGCGGAGTTGTAGAGGAAGTTGGTCCGGCTATCAACAAGGTCCAAGTTGGGAAGAGATATGTCGCTTCTTTCCAGATCGCGTGCGGagactgcttcttctgcaaaCAGAAGCTGTCGTCGCAGTGCGAAAAGACAAACTCGAATACGGCTGCGAAGAGCCTCTATGGTGGAAGGACAGCAGGCATCTTTGGGTACTCGCATCTTACGGGCGGATTTGCTGGAGGCCAGGCAGAGTATGTGCGTGTTCCGCTGGCTGATGTGAATTTGCTGGAAATTCCTGATGATGTTCCAGATGAGAAGG CTCTATATCTGTCTGATGTTCTCTGCACCTCTTACCATGCTGTTAAAGACACCGCGGTCTATCAAGGCGACGAAGTAGCCATCTTCGGGGCAGGTCCTATTGGACAAATGGCGGGCGTCTTTGCCCTCGAAGAGGGAGCATCCAAAATCATATTCGTTGATACCGAGCCACGTCTCACTCTTGTTAAACAGCACTTCCCCGCCGAACACAGCAACAAGCTTGTCTTGCTTGACTATAAGAAGCTATCATCTGGTATCACCTCCAAAGAGACTGTTGTCAGCAAACTAAAGGAGATCTGCGGCGGACGAGGTCCAGACGTCGCTATTGAGTGCGCCGCGGGCGAATATGCCAAAGGCTGGATGCACTGGTTGGAAATGGCTGTCGGTGCCGAGACTGACACCAGCGAGATTCTCAATGAAATGATTGAGGGAGTTCGCAACTATGGCCGCTGCGGCATCACTGGAGTTTATGTCGCATAC ACAAACCATTTCAACGTTGGCTCGCTCATGCAGCGAGGCATTCGACTTATTGGGAACGGCCAAGCACCGGTGCACAAATACTGGGACGAGTTGCTTGTAAAGATTCAGAAAGGCGAGCTTAACCCAATGCAGATGGTTTCTCATAGAGTGAGGCTCGAGGATCTCGACATAGTATATGCAAAGTTTGATGCAAAGGAGGATGGTATGCAAAAGGTCTTCGTTGAGACTAAACACTCTTTGCCCAAGTCTTCCGAATCTCCTGAAGTAACTAGGTATTAA
- a CDS encoding uncharacterized protein (EggNog:ENOG41), whose translation MSGPMIETRAAQRACTAEERGTGTEDSHDAATQPPAKRPRRPLSSSEGRPDQVADQRSVHPIGFWAKEGHWPREFFGTDMERALARKRFLFPLERKPSDSASSATPSDQQQREEKSAQYRDPRYQALLAAKGVLMAKSKLDITAESKTLCDSLLEKKQPVPEGSLFRDESFESACQKLRNRNEERVIQDISRLIVPSAENLATLGATHLENLMESVNEGWNNSIPLTGTRPQPDYSAGFGERPLPMTSSPSCRRLLATSSLTTCPFSWPRTTCTSHSLPARSSAVPPRWMLRTARTLIPWRWPQGASSNSSVL comes from the coding sequence ATGTCGGGACCCATGATCGAAACTCGAGCCGCGCAACGGGCTTGCACTGCGGAGGAACGGGGAACGGGCACTGAAGATTCTCACGATGCCGCAACTCAACCTCCTGCAAAGCGACCACGACGACCGCTGTCCAGTTCCGAGGGCAGACCCGACCAAGTGGCGGATCAAAGGTCTGTTCATCCCATCGGGTTCTGGGCTAAAGAAGGTCACTGGCCGCGCGAATTCTTTGGGACCGACATGGAGCGCGCGCTGGCGCGGAAACGATTCTTATTCCCACTTGAACGCAAGCCGTCGGATTCTGCCTCGTCTGCGACGCCAAgcgaccagcagcagcgggaggAAAAGAGTGCGCAATACCGAGATCCGCGTTATCAGGCGTTACTTGCGGCCAAGGGGGTTCTCATGGCCAAATCAAAACTAGACATTACTGCCGAAAGCAAAACGCTTTGCGACAGCCTCCTTGAAAAGAAACAGCCTGTCCCCGAGGGCTCACTCTTTCGCGACGAGAGCTTCGAATCAGCATGCCAAAAGCTTCGCAATAGAAATGAGGAGCGGGTTATTCAAGATATTTCTCGGCTAATCGTCCCTTCAGCCGAAAACTTGGCTACACTGGGCGCTACACATCTTGAAAACCTCATGGAAAGTGTCAATGAAGGGTGGAACAACTCGATTCCCCTAACCGGGACGCGCCCACAGCCAGACTATTCCGCCGGTTTCGGCGAGAGGCCTTTACCGATGACCAGCTCGCCAAGTTGTCGCCGTTTATTGGCGACTTCATCGCTGACGACCTGTCCCTTTTCATGGCCACgtactacatgtacttccCATTCCTTGCCTGCGAGGTCAAGTGCAGTGCCACCGCGCTGGATGTTGCGGACCGCCAGAACGCTCATACCATGGCGCTGGCCGCAAGGGGCATCGTCGAACTCTTCCGTCTTGTGA
- a CDS encoding uncharacterized protein (EggNog:ENOG41~TransMembrane:4 (i57-76o120-140i161-179o199-224i)), with protein sequence MVTTRASSSRAASVEPSSSFSSLPPATPSAKRIARSKSSSSKVSSTSFRHAPTTATLVWLAISLPLVIWDTGYVLLRPLSMPGGSLHWPVWAPYKLYGEVDHIYGWKAFNAGNGFTSAQGLLNAAETLMYLYYLAAWLFSSKTAEGGARVLAGRGGARATLFGYAAAVMTLSKTILYWANEYYSGFDNIGHNPLNDLILLWIIPNGAWLVGPTYMIWSIGADLIDSLNSTSRSKRD encoded by the exons atGGTCACCACCcgcgcctcctcctcccgcGCCGCCAGCGTCGagccctcctcctccttctcctccctccctccGGCAACCCCCTCCGCCAAGCGCATCGCCAGATCCaaatcctcctcgtccaagGTATCCTCAACTTCATTCCGCCACGCgcccaccaccgccaccctCGTCTGGCTCGCCATCTCCCTGCCCCTCGTCATCTGGGACACGGGCTACGTCCTCCTGCGCCCGCTCTCCATGCCCGGCGGCTCGCTCCACTGGCCCGTCTGGGCGCCCTACAAGCTCTACGGCGAGGTCGACCACATCTACGGCTGGAAGGCCTTCAACGCCGGAAACGGCTTCACCAGCGCCCAGGGCCTGCTCAACGCCGCCGAGACGCTCATGTATCTGTACTATCTCGCCGCCTGGCTGTTTAGCAGCAAGACCGCCGAGGGGGGTGCCAGGGTGCTGGCCGGCAGAGGCGGCGCCAGGGCTACGCTGTTTGGCTATGCCGCTGCTGTCATGACGCTTAGCAAGACTATTCTGTACT GGGCAAACGAATACTACAGCGGCTTTGACAACATCGGCCACAACCCCCTCAACgacctcatcctcctctggATCATTCCCAA CGGTGCTTGGCTCGTCGGCCCGACTTACATGATCTGGTCCATCGGCGCCGACCTCATCGACTCGCTCAATTCCACTTCACGCTCAAAGAGAGATTAA
- a CDS encoding uncharacterized protein (EggNog:ENOG41): MVALAGVGVIGATMFFPRKANPQNDVQERRNKAQDARDLGLGSAGVGGNKTTGGPSDSTTPSGPDKDPRYREVDTGDSKQYLPAGGVSTGRGGGGSTASASEKLGFKGSILGVAGAKTASRSDQEGYHDTRGISRMGSEVPSKKHSDVKE; encoded by the coding sequence ATGGTGGCGCTCGCCGGTGTAGGAGTCATCGGCGCCACAATGTTTTTCCCACGAAAAGCCAACCCTCAGAATGATGTTCAAGAGAGGAGGAATAAAGCACAAGATGCTCGCGACCTCGGGCTCGGCAGCGCAGGCGTAGGAGGAAACAAAACGACTGGCGGTCCGAGCGATTCGACAACTCCATCAGGACCCGATAAAGATCCAAGATACCGTGAAGTCGACACGGGAGACTCGAAACAGTATCTACCTGCTGGTGGCGTCAGCACCGGAAGGGGAGGTGGAGGCTCGACTGCCAGCGCGTCGGAAAAGCTAGGATTCAAAGGTTCCATCTTGGGCGTTGCTGGAGCGAAAACTGCCAGCCGGAGCGATCAAGAAGGATATCACGACACGAGAGGCATCAGCAGGATGGGCTCAGAAGTGCCATCAAAGAAACACTCTGATGTTAAGGAGTAG
- a CDS encoding uncharacterized protein (EggNog:ENOG41) translates to MASKVQDKDGKPIEEGDYVWTPIRGGKREGEVEQVVTTEEEAKEANVKHPPKVSIQNGNLQK, encoded by the coding sequence ATGGCATCAAAGGTTCAAGAcaaagatggaaagccaATTGAAGAGGGCGACTACGTTTGGACTCCCATTAGGGGCGGAAAACGCGAAGGAGAAGTAGAGCAGGTTGTGACtacagaggaagaggcaaaagaggcCAATGTCAAGCATCCACCAAAGGTATCTATCCAGAACGGCAATCTTCAAAAATAA
- a CDS encoding 40S ribosomal protein eS7 (BUSCO:EOG092D40TG), which translates to MSAINKIAANSPSRQNPSELEQNIAQALFDLESNTADLKVALRPLQIVSAREIEVGHGKKAIVIFVPVPSLQGFHRVQQRLTRELEKKFSDRHVLILASRRILPRPKRSARSRNTQKQKRPRSRTLTAVHDAILADLTYPVEIVGKRIRTKEDGSKLLKVILDEKERGGVDYRLDTYSEVYRRLTGRNVNFEFPQTTSSEF; encoded by the exons ATGagcgccatcaacaagatcgCCGCCAACAGCCCCTCGAGGCAGAACCCCTCCGAGCTTGAGCAGAACATTGCTCAGGCTCTGTTCGATCTCGAGAGCAACACTGCCGACCTCAAGGTTGCCCTGCGACCTCTGCAGATCGTCTCTGCCCGTGAG ATCGAAGTTGGCCACGGCAAGAAGGCTATTGTCATCTTTGTCCCCGTCCCTTCCCTGCAGGGCTTCCACCGTGTTCAGCAGCG CCTGACCCgtgagctggagaagaagttcTCCGACCGCCACGTCCTCATCCTGGCTTCTCGCCGCATCCTCCCCCGCCCCAAGCGCTCTGCCCGCTCCCGCAACacccagaagcagaagcgtCCCCGCTCCCGCACCCTGACCGCCGTCCACGACGCCATCCTGGCTGATCTCACCTACCCCGTCGAGATCGTCGGCAAGCGCATCCGCACCAAGGAGGACGGCAGCAAGCTCCTCAAGGTCATCCTCGACGAGAAGGAGCGTGGTGGCGTTGACTACAGACTCGACACCTACTCTGAGGTTTACCGAAGACTCACTGGCCGCAACGTCAACTTCGAGTTCCCCCAGACTACCAGCTCTGAGTTCTAA
- a CDS encoding uncharacterized protein (EggNog:ENOG41~TransMembrane:12 (i12-36o56-76i83-102o108-131i143-160o180-197i261-278o298-321i328-351o363-388i400-419o431-450i)), whose protein sequence is MTRLGTWRATYLVSLSCVGSFLFAYDTGIVGGVLTLDSFMRDMGFSDGERDNVTSLSASLLQAGAFFSCLFVWPFTARYGRRWSLAVGSLIFNIGAVLQLFYQHGIVTWYIGRTISGVGAGIATVIIPMYSAEMAPKEIRGQLGSLFQFFFTLGVAVSYWVDYGAAQHIPSSTRQWRVPVALQLVPGGILGLGMFVTKESTRWLAQRDRHEEALESLIWVRGGDSIEVRMEFQQILAGIEEEERQTAGVTWREYWLPANRYRIFIAVTLQIGAQLTGNTPLAYFSPQVFQAVGAGQNALLLSGFFGVCKVISCAFFLIFLVERIGRRWSLLAGSFLMGTYMFIIAVLTQRYPPVSGGTLTPPAIASLTMVFLEAMTFNISWGPIPWLYMSEIFPTRIREGGIAVGAATQWLFGFTLSQITPAAVNNLGYKAFLMFCCFNWALVLYTWFFIKETKGLSLEEMEILFNAKRTPISILAYRHDDKSSDDGV, encoded by the exons ATGACGCGCCTCGGCACATGGAGGGCCACGTACCTCGTCTCCCTATCATGTGTCGGTTCGTTCCTTTTCGCCTACGACACGGGCATCGTGGGCGGCGTCCTGACGCTGGATTCCTTTATGCGCGACATGGGCTTTAGCGATGGAGAGAGGGACAATGTCACTTCGCTGTCGGCCAGCCTGCTGCAAGCTGGAG ccttcttctcgtgCTTGTTCGTCTGGCCATTTACTGCGCGCTACGGTCGCCGATGGTCCCTCGCCGTAGGATCGCTCATCTTCAACATTGGCGCTgtgctgcagctcttctaTCAGCACGGAATTGTCACCTGGTACATTGGACGGACGATATCAGGCGTTGGCGCAG GCATCGCGACCGTCATCATCCCCATGTACTCTGCCGAAATGGCCCCCAAAGAAATCCGCGGCCAGCTCGGTAGTCTCTTccaattcttcttcaccctcgGCGTAGCAGTTAGCTACTGGGTCGATTACGGTGCTGCGCAACATATACCCTCGTCGACGAGACAGTGGCGAGTCCCCGTTGCCTTGCAGCTTGTGCCCGGTGGCATACTGGGACTAGGAATGTTTGTGACAAAGGAGAGCACGAGATGGCTTGCTCAGCGGGATCGCCACGAGGAGGCTTTGGAGTCGTTGATATGGGTGCGCGGAGGAGATAGTATAGAGGTGCGGATGGAGTTCCAGCAGATTTTGGCGGGcattgaggaggaggagcggcaGACTGCTGGAGTTACGTGGAGGGAATACTGGTTGCCGGCGAACCGGTATCGAATCTTTATTGCCGTCACTCTTCAGATTG GCGCCCAATTGACGGGAAACACACCTTTGGCATATT TTTCTCCCCAAGTCTTTCAAGCCGTCGGCGCGGGCCAAAACGCTCTCCTACTTAGCGGTTTCTTCGGCGTGTGCAAGGTCATCAGCTGTGCATTCTTTTTAATCTTCCTCGTGGAGCGCATAGGTCGACGCTGGTCTCTGCTCGCCGGCTCGTTTCTGATGGGCACTTATATGTTCATCATTGCGGTGCTGACGCAGCGATATCCTCCCGTGAGCGGAGGGACGCTGACGCCGCCGGCCATAGCCTCTTTGACGATGGTTTTTCTAGAAGCGA TGACGTTTAACATCTCGTGGGGACCTATACCATGG CTCTACATGAGCGAAATCTTCCCAACGCGCATCCGCGAAGGAGGCATCGCCGTCGGCGCCGCAACGCAATGGCTCTTTGGCTTCACGCTCTCCCAGATCACGCCCGCGGCCGTCAACAACCTCGGCTACAAGGCCTTTCTCATgttttgctgcttcaactGGGCTCTGGTGCTGTACACGTGGTTCTTCATCAAAGAGACAAAGGGGCTGTCTCTCGAAGAAATGGAGATAt TGTTCAACGCAAAACGCACCCCAATTAGTATCCTGGCGTATCGCCATGATGATAAATCCTCAGACGACGGCGTGTGA
- a CDS encoding uncharacterized protein (EggNog:ENOG41), producing MTCISLILSPELLLSVREFWFEHLSGPDSLVMPTTDENKRWFFGGPEFDRLCVERFAPTLEQLRRDGIKSGQDIIYALQPNDAHDWLSLILLLDQIPRNCYRGDHADIVFNYFDPMAREVALTAIQRGIPERCPELRWRFAYRSWFYVPLMHSEDISLHDLAVEKYEGLKRDVESLLPSEMAVDWNDESEVAHEYHIAAQRVVQSSEEAATEYGQLNLGFEKRHWAIIKRFGRYPHRNRVMGRETTDEEREYLENGGDTFGG from the exons ATGACTTGCATATCATTAATCCTATCGCCAGAATTGCTTCTGAGCGTCCGAGAGTTTTGGTTCGAGCATTTGTCAGGGCCAGATAGTCTGGTCATGCCCACCACCGATGAGAATAAGAGGTGGTTCTTTGGCGGACCAGAATTTGACAGGTTATGCGT AGAACGCTTCGCCCCTACTCTTGAACAGCTCCGTCGTGACGGCATCAAATCAGGCCAAGACATCATCTACGCGCTGCAGCCAAACGACGCCCACGACTGGCTCAGCTTAATCCTCCTACTAGATCAGATCCCACGCAACTGCTACCGCGGAGACCACGCAGACATCGTCTTCAACTACTTTGACCCCATGGCCAGAGAAGTCGCCCTCACAGCAATCCAGCGCGGCATCCCCGAGAGGTGTCCGGAGCTTCGCTGGCGCTTCGCCTACCGCAGCTGGTTCTACGTGCCGCTGATGCACTCGGAAGATATTTCGCTACACGACCTAGCAGTGGAAAAATACGAGGGCCTAAAACGCGACGTGGAGAGCCTACTACCTTCCGAGATGGCTGTAGACTGGAACGACGAGTCCGAAGTAGCGCATGAGTATCACATCGCGGCGCAGAGAGTCGTGCAGTCAAGTGAAGAGGCGGCCACGGAATACGGGCAGCTGAACCTTGGATTTGAAAAGAGGCATTGGGCGATTATCAAGCGGTTCGGACGGTATCCGCATCGGAATCGGGTCATGGGGCGCGAGACGACGGACGAGGAGCGCGAGTATCTGGAGAATGGGGGAGACACGTTTGGCGGATGA
- a CDS encoding uncharacterized protein (EggNog:ENOG41): MSTISDAITKDHRELEKYYNEVINNKSNQDHQERYGNQFVWELARHSVGEELVVYPAMEKYLGDKGKDMAESDRKDHAVVKEMLKTFQNMKVTDPDYVNQLQKLWEPLSQHIKEEEERDLPALEQELQAVEGESESMAKSFGRTKAFVPSRSHPSAGEHPPFETAMGLLAAPIDHIADLFRKFPDQKVSPNPSTK, encoded by the exons ATGTCTACCATATCCGACGCGATAACCAAAGATCACCGTGAGCTGGAGAAATATTACAACGAAGTGATTAACAATAAAAGCAATCAGGATCATCAAGAACGATATGGAAACCAGTTTGTTTGGGAGCTCGCCCGCCATTCTGTTGGCGAGGAGCTGGTTGTGTATCCTGCAATGGAAAAGTATCTAGGTGACAAGGGCAAAGACATGGCGGAGAGCGACCGAAAGGACCACGCGGTG GTCAAGGAGATGCTCAAAACCTTTCAGAATATGAAGGTCACTGACCCAGACTACGTCAaccagctgcagaagctctGGGAACCCCTCTCGCAGCAcatcaaggaggaggaagaacgGGATCTACCCGCCTTGGAACAGGAGCTTCAGGCAGTCGAGGGAGAATCGGAGTCCATGGCCAAGAGTTTTGGTCGCACGAAAGCGTTTGTGCCGTCGCGCAGTCACCCCAGCGCTGGAGAACATCCGCCGTTTGAGACTGCCATGGGTTTGCTTGCTGCACCAATCGACCATATTGCGGACCTGTTCAGAAAGTTCCCTGATCAAAAAGTGTCTCCTAATCCTTCGACCAAGTAG